A window of the Nisaea acidiphila genome harbors these coding sequences:
- a CDS encoding thermonuclease family protein — protein sequence MRPALHILRLTALLVFFSVSGDSIAEIPRLPENAPGAKLKDQAVTEIVDGDTLVLRSGKQVRLVGIQAPKLPLGRVGFEAWPFAEEARAALLRLTEAQTVSLHFGGRHEDRYRRYLAHLTLPNGTWVQGRLLLDGMARVYSFHDNRALIAEMLALERRARSERRGIWKLPHYRIRNPAETWNDIDSFQIVEGRVVDAARIRDTVFLNFGPDWRTDFTFRIGRRALRRYEKLGIDPLTFSGRSVRGRGWVKPQNGPLIELTHPEQLELLPE from the coding sequence ATGCGGCCCGCTCTTCACATTCTCCGGCTGACGGCTCTGCTCGTCTTTTTCTCTGTATCAGGAGACAGCATAGCCGAGATCCCGCGCCTTCCCGAAAACGCGCCGGGCGCGAAACTGAAGGACCAGGCAGTCACGGAGATCGTCGATGGGGACACGCTTGTTCTCAGGTCCGGGAAGCAGGTCAGACTTGTCGGGATACAGGCGCCGAAACTCCCGCTTGGGCGTGTCGGCTTCGAAGCCTGGCCGTTTGCCGAGGAAGCCCGTGCAGCCTTGCTTCGGTTGACCGAGGCGCAAACAGTTTCGCTTCACTTTGGCGGACGGCACGAAGACCGATACCGGCGCTACCTCGCGCATCTGACACTCCCCAACGGCACGTGGGTCCAGGGGCGACTGCTTCTGGACGGCATGGCGCGGGTCTACAGCTTTCACGACAATCGCGCCCTGATCGCTGAAATGTTGGCGCTGGAACGAAGAGCACGGAGCGAAAGGCGCGGCATCTGGAAGCTCCCCCACTACCGCATCCGCAATCCCGCCGAGACATGGAACGATATCGACAGCTTCCAGATCGTCGAGGGGCGGGTTGTCGATGCCGCCCGGATACGTGACACGGTCTTTCTGAATTTCGGCCCCGATTGGAGAACTGACTTCACGTTCAGGATCGGGCGGCGAGCCCTCCGCCGCTATGAGAAGCTCGGAATCGATCCGCTGACTTTTTCCGGTCGCTCCGTCCGCGGGCGCGGTTGGGTCAAGCCGCAGAACGGGCCGCTAATCGAGCTCACACATCCGGAACAGCTTGAACTCTTGCCAGAATAA